The proteins below are encoded in one region of Scatophagus argus isolate fScaArg1 chromosome 24, fScaArg1.pri, whole genome shotgun sequence:
- the LOC124055558 gene encoding NACHT, LRR and PYD domains-containing protein 12-like isoform X6, whose translation MDVNSAGGSLTMDLREGIDEGILPSKVTWFAEPDSSTKGPSPEQPERPDSPVPSCVSMRSNKSLESPLTFRKQRSAETGVVTEGPDSPVPSCVSMRSNKSLESPLTFRKQRSAETGVLEERPDSPVPSCMSMRSNKSLESPLTFRKHCSPETGVLEERPDSPVPSCVSLKSRESPLTFRKQHFPITERQEMSEVHVGQSSGEDQTESGSVFTLLEENIVGFVKEELKKMQRVLSSECSDDEMMDGSDEEDVRSCRQAFQKIVQHFLRRIEQEELAVALQMSTMILERWESPEACQRKLKSSLKQKFQCLFEGIAKTGDPVLLNEVYTELYITEGGAAELSDEHEVRQIETAARKPARPETTIRCENIFKPSPGRDGPIRTVMTKGVAGIGKTVLTQKFTLDWAEDKTNRDIRFIFPFTFRELNQLKDKKFSLVKLVHHFFGETKEAGMCRFDKFQIVFIFDGLDECRLPLDFHNKEVLTEVTESTSVDVLLTNLIRGNLLPSARLWITTRPAAANQIPPECVDMVTEVRGFTDPQKEEYFRKRFRDEEQAGRIISHIKTSRSLHIMCHIPVFCWITATVLEDVLKTREGGELPKTLTEMYIHFLVVQAKLWTIKYPAGPAAGTAAGTWSHWNPGSRDMVLSLGKLAFEQLQKGNLIFYESDLTECGIDITAASVYSGVFTQIFKEERGLYDKKLFCFVHLSIQEFLAALYVFLTFTNSGINLLSQSKTWWSNLLKDKSKLPYLFQSAVDMALQSPNGHLDLFLRFLLGLSLETNQTLLRGLMTHTGNSSHTNRETVQYIKSVIRKNLTAEKSINLFHCLNELNDCSLEEEIQQYLSAGSLSTDKLSPAQWSALAFILLSSEKDLDVFDLKKYSASEEGLMRLLPVVKASNKSLLGGCELSEKSCEALASLVSSQSSRLRELDLSNNNLQDSGVKLISSGLENPHCKLKMLGLSHNNLTENCCLELSSVLSTKLSGLRDLDLSYNNLQDSGVKLLSVGLQSPHCALDKLRLIGCNLSDKSRETLASVLSHQSCTLRELDLSNNDLQDSGAMLFASAQESRPCRLETLRLVQARLTEKCCQEFSSVLSSVSCGLRELDLSHNDLQDSGVKLLLAGLGSPQCQLQTLRLSQTNLTEKCCQEISSVLSSQSSSLRELDLSNNDLQDSGVTLLSAGLRGPHCTLETLRLNGCKLSEGSCEALASVLSSQSLGLKELEMSNNDLQDSGVKLLCAALKSPHCVLETLRLSHTRLTEKSCQEFSAVLTVKSSSLRELDLSNNDLQDSGVKRLSDGLRSPHCRLETFRLSGCLITEDGCSSLASALRSNPSCLRELDLSYNYPRDSGVKQLSAGLEDPRWRLDTLSVDLGCVQWLSSGLKKYVCELTLDPNTAHKNVLLSEDKRKVMLSMEKQPYPEHPDRFDWCYQLLCTTGLNGRCYWEVDWEVGVDIGVTYKGLRRRGALDGSRLGWNDKSWSLEFTAQCYYAWHNNIRTALLAPPSSASNRVGVYLDWPAGTLSYYTVLPDTRIHLCTFHCAFVEPLYPAFGFLSLESSVSLC comes from the exons ATGGATGTTAATTCAGCAG GTGGAAGCTTAACTATGGATCTGCGTGAAGGGATCGATGAGGGAATCCTCCCATCCAAAGTGACCTGGTTTGCGGAACCTGACAGCTCGACCAAAGGGCCGAG CCCAGAGCAGCCGGAGAGACCAGACTCTCCTGtgcccagctgtgtgtccatgaggAGCAACAAGTCGCTGGAGTCGCCCCTCACTTTCCGAAAACAACGTTCTGCTGAAACAGG ggTCGTGACAGAGGGACCAGACTCTCCTGtgcccagctgtgtgtccatgaggAGCAACAAGTCGCTGGAGTCGCCCCTCACTTTCCGAAAACAACGTTCTGCTGAAACAGG GGTCCTGGAAGAGAGACCAGACTCTCCTGTGCCCAGCTGTATGTCCATGAGGAGCAACAAGTCGCTGGAGTCGCCCCTCACTTTCAGAAAACATTGTTCTCCTGAAACAGG GGTCCTGGAGGAGAGACCCGACTCTCCTGTGCCCAGCTGTGTGTCCCTGAAGTCACGGGAGTCACCTCTCACTTTTCGAAAACAACATTTTCCCATAACAGA ACGACAGGAAATGTCAGAAGTCCATGTTGGTCAGTCATCAGGGGAAGATCAAACTGAGAGTGGCTCTGTATTTACG CTGCTCGAGGAGAACATCGTCGGTTTTGTGAAGGAAGAGCTGAAGAAGATGCAGAGAGTTCTGAGTTCAGAGTGCTCAGATGACGAGATGATGGACGGCAGCGACGAAGAGGACGTGAGGAGCTGCAGACAGGCATTTCAGAAAATTGTGCagcacttcctgaggagaatagagcaggaggagctggctgtCGCCCTGCAGATGAGTACGATGATTTTGGAACGGTGGG AATCTCCAGAGGCGTGTCAGCGAAAACTCAAATCAAGTTTGAAGCAGAAGTTCCAGTGTTTGTTTGAGGGAATTGCTAAAACAGGAGACCCAGTCCTTCTGAACGAGGTCTACACAGAGCTCTACATCACCGAAGGGGGGGCTGCAGAGCTCAGTGATGAACAcgaggtcagacagattgaaacagcaGCCAGGAAACCAGCCAGACCAGAAACAACAATCAGATGTGAGAACATCTTTAAACCCTCCCCTGGAAGAGAcggaccaatcagaacagtgatgacaaagggagtggcCGGCATTGGGAAAACGGTCTTAACgcagaagttcactctggactgggctgagGACAAAACCAACCGGGACATCCGGTTCATATTTCCcttcactttcagagagctgaatcaGCTTAAAGACAAAAAGTTCAGCTTGGTGAAACTTGTTCATCACTTCTTTGGTGAGACCAAAGAAGCAGGAATGTGCAGGTTTGACAAATTCCAGattgtgttcatctttgacggtctggatgagtgccgacttcctctggacttccacaaCAAGGAGGTTCTCACTGAggtcacagagtccacctcagtggatgtgctgctgacaaacctcatcagggggaatctgcttccctctgctcgcctctggataaccacacgacctgcagcagccaatcagatccctcccgagtgtgttgacatggtgacagaggtcagagggttcactgacccacagaaggaggagtacttcaggaagagattcagagatgaggagcaggccggcagaatcatctcccacatcaagacatcgcgaagcctccacatcatgtgccacatcccagtcttctgctggatcactgctacagttctggaggatgtgttgaagaccagagagggaggagagctgcccaagaccctgactgagatgtacatccacttcctggtggttcagGCCAAACTGTGGACCATCAAGTATCCTGCTGGGCCAGCAGCTGGGACAGCAGCTGGGACATGGTCACACTGGAATCCAGGGAGCAGAGACATGGTTTTGTCTttgggaaaactggcttttgagcagctgcagaaaggcaacctgatcttctatgaatcagacctgacCGAGTGTGGCATCGATATCACAGCAGCTTCGgtgtactcaggagtgttcacgcagatctttaaagaggagagaggccTGTATGACAAGAAGCTGTTCTGCTTTGTTCACCTGAGCattcaggagtttctggctgctctttATGTCTTTCTGACTTTTACCAACTCTGGCATTAATCTGCTTTCTCAGTCAAAAACCTGGTGGTCTAATCTATTAAAGGACAAATCTAAACTGCCATACCTGTTCCAGAGTGCCGTGGACATGGCTTTACAGAGTCCGAACGGGCACCTGGATTTGTTCCTCCGTTTCCTCCTGGGCCTTTCACTGGAAACCAATCAGACTCTACTACGAGGCCtgatgacacacacaggaaatagCTCGCACACCAATCGGGAGACGGTCCAGTACATCAAGAGTGTGATCAGGAAGAATCTGACCGCGGAGAAAagcatcaatctgttccactgtctgaacGAGCTGAATGATTGTTCTCTGGAGGAAGAGATCCAGCAGTACCTGAGCGCAGGGAGCCTGTCCACAGACaaactgtctcctgctcagtggtcgGCTCTGGCCTTCATCCTGCTGTCGTCAGAGAAAGACCTGGACGTCTTTGACCTGAAGAAGTACTCTGCTTCTGAGGAAGGTCTTATGAGGCTGCTGCCTGTGGTCAAAGCTTCCAATAAGTCTCT GCTGGGTGGCTGTGAGCTGTCAGAGaaaagctgtgaagctctggcATCACTCGTCAGCTCCCAGTCGTCTcgtctgagagagctggacctgagcaACAACAACTTGCAGGATTCGGGAGTGAAGCTGATCTCATCTGGACTGGAGAATCCACACTGCAAGCTGAAAATGCTGGG GTTGAGCCACAATAACCTCACAGAGAATTGCTGCCTGGAATTGTCATCAGTTCTCAGCACCAAGCTTTCTGGTCTGAGAGACCTGGACTTGAGTTACAACAACCTGCAGGACTCGGGAGTGAAGCTCCTGTCTGTTGGACTGCAAAGTCCTCACTGTGCACTGGACAAGCTCAG GCTCATTGGCTGTAATTTATCAGACAAAAGCCGTGAGACTCTGGCTTCGGTTCTCAGCCACCAGTCCTGTACTCTGAGGGAGCTGGATCTGAGTAACAAtgacctgcaggattcaggagcGATGCTGTTCGCTTCTGCACAGGAGAGTCGGCCGTGTCGTCTGGAAACTCTCAG GTTGGTTCAAGCAAGGCTCACAGAGAAATGCTGTCAAGAGTTCTCATCGGTCCTCAGCTCCGTGTCCTGtggtctgagagagctggacctgagtcACAATGACCTGCAGGACTCAGGAGTGAAACTGCTCTTAGCTGGACTGGGAAGTCCCCAGTGTCAACTCCAAACCCTCAG GTTGAGTCAAACCAACCTCACAGAGAAATGCTGCCAGGAGATCTCATCAGtcctcagctcccagtcctccagtctgagagagctggacctcaGCAACAATGACCTGCAGGACTCCGGAGTGACTCTGCTTTCTGCTGGACTGAGAGGTCCACACTGTACGCTGGAAACCCTCAG GCTGAATGGCTGTAAGTTGTCTGAAGGCAGCTGTGAAGCTCTGGCATCAGTTCTCAGCTCACAGTCTCTTGGTCTGAAGGAGCTGGAGATGAGTAACAACGACTTGCAGGACTCgggagtgaagctgctgtgtgctgcactGAAGAGTCCACACTGTGTGCTGGAAACTCTCAG GCTGAGTCACACCAGGCTCACAGAGAAAAGCTGTCAGGAGTTCTCAGCAGTTCTGACTGTCAAGTCGTCCAGCCTCAGAGAACTGGACTTGAGTAACAacgacctgcaggattcaggagtgaagaGGCTCTCTGATGGACTGAGGAGTCCACATTGTAGGCTGGAAACTTTCAG GTTGTCAGGCTGTTTGATCACAGAGGACGGCTGCTCTTCTCTGGCCTCGGCTTTGAGATCCAACCCCTCgtgtctgagagagctggacctgagctacaatTACCCAAGAGACTCAGGAGTGAAGCAGCTCTCAGCTGGACTGGAGGATCCACGCTGGAGACTGGATACTCTCAG TGTGGATCTTGGGTGTGTTCAGTGGCTGAGCTCCGGTCTGAAGAAGT ATGTCTGTGAACTCACGCTGGACCCGAACACAGCGCACAAAAACGTCCTCCTGTCCGAGGACAAGCGAAAGGTGATGCTGTCGATGGAGAAGCAGCCGTATCCCGAACACCCGGACAGATTCGACTGGTGCTACCAGCTGCTGTGCACAACTGGTCTGAACGGTCGCTGTTACTGGGAGGTGGACTGGGAAGTCGGGGTCGATATTGGAGTGACTTACAAAGGACTGAGACGGAGAGGAGCCCTTGACGGCAGCAGGCTTGGCTGGAATGACAAGTCGTGGAGTCTGGAATTCACTGCTCAGTGTTACTACGCCTGGCACAACAACATACGCACGGCTCTTCTCGCTCCTCCGTCCTCCGCCTCGAACAGAGTCGGAGTGTATCTGGACTGGCCTGCAGGGACGCTGTCCTACTACACAGTTTTACCTGACACTCGGATCCACCTGTGCACCTTCCACTGTGCCTTCGTTGAACCTCTCTACCCTGCTTTTGGGTTCTTGTCGCTGGAGTCGTCCGTGTCCTTGTGTTAA
- the LOC124055558 gene encoding NACHT, LRR and PYD domains-containing protein 12-like isoform X8 produces the protein MDVNSAGGSLTMDLREGIDEGILPSKVTWFAEPDSSTKGPSPEQPERPDSPVPSCVSMRSNKSLESPLTFRKQRSAETGVVTEGPDSPVPSCVSMRSNKSLESPLTFRKQRSAETGVLEERPDSPVPSCVSLKSRESPLTFRKQHFPITERQEMSEVHVGQSSGEDQTESGSVFTLLEENIVGFVKEELKKMQRVLSSECSDDEMMDGSDEEDVRSCRQAFQKIVQHFLRRIEQEELAVALQMSTMILERWESPEACQRKLKSSLKQKFQCLFEGIAKTGDPVLLNEVYTELYITEGGAAELSDEHEVRQIETAARKPARPETTIRCENIFKPSPGRDGPIRTVMTKGVAGIGKTVLTQKFTLDWAEDKTNRDIRFIFPFTFRELNQLKDKKFSLVKLVHHFFGETKEAGMCRFDKFQIVFIFDGLDECRLPLDFHNKEVLTEVTESTSVDVLLTNLIRGNLLPSARLWITTRPAAANQIPPECVDMVTEVRGFTDPQKEEYFRKRFRDEEQAGRIISHIKTSRSLHIMCHIPVFCWITATVLEDVLKTREGGELPKTLTEMYIHFLVVQAKLWTIKYPAGPAAGTAAGTWSHWNPGSRDMVLSLGKLAFEQLQKGNLIFYESDLTECGIDITAASVYSGVFTQIFKEERGLYDKKLFCFVHLSIQEFLAALYVFLTFTNSGINLLSQSKTWWSNLLKDKSKLPYLFQSAVDMALQSPNGHLDLFLRFLLGLSLETNQTLLRGLMTHTGNSSHTNRETVQYIKSVIRKNLTAEKSINLFHCLNELNDCSLEEEIQQYLSAGSLSTDKLSPAQWSALAFILLSSEKDLDVFDLKKYSASEEGLMRLLPVVKASNKSLLGGCELSEKSCEALASLVSSQSSRLRELDLSNNNLQDSGVKLISSGLENPHCKLKMLGLSHNNLTENCCLELSSVLSTKLSGLRDLDLSYNNLQDSGVKLLSVGLQSPHCALDKLRLIGCNLSDKSRETLASVLSHQSCTLRELDLSNNDLQDSGAMLFASAQESRPCRLETLRLVQARLTEKCCQEFSSVLSSVSCGLRELDLSHNDLQDSGVKLLLAGLGSPQCQLQTLRLSQTNLTEKCCQEISSVLSSQSSSLRELDLSNNDLQDSGVTLLSAGLRGPHCTLETLRLNGCKLSEGSCEALASVLSSQSLGLKELEMSNNDLQDSGVKLLCAALKSPHCVLETLRLSHTRLTEKSCQEFSAVLTVKSSSLRELDLSNNDLQDSGVKRLSDGLRSPHCRLETFRLSGCLITEDGCSSLASALRSNPSCLRELDLSYNYPRDSGVKQLSAGLEDPRWRLDTLSVDLGCVQWLSSGLKKYVCELTLDPNTAHKNVLLSEDKRKVMLSMEKQPYPEHPDRFDWCYQLLCTTGLNGRCYWEVDWEVGVDIGVTYKGLRRRGALDGSRLGWNDKSWSLEFTAQCYYAWHNNIRTALLAPPSSASNRVGVYLDWPAGTLSYYTVLPDTRIHLCTFHCAFVEPLYPAFGFLSLESSVSLC, from the exons ATGGATGTTAATTCAGCAG GTGGAAGCTTAACTATGGATCTGCGTGAAGGGATCGATGAGGGAATCCTCCCATCCAAAGTGACCTGGTTTGCGGAACCTGACAGCTCGACCAAAGGGCCGAG CCCAGAGCAGCCGGAGAGACCAGACTCTCCTGtgcccagctgtgtgtccatgaggAGCAACAAGTCGCTGGAGTCGCCCCTCACTTTCCGAAAACAACGTTCTGCTGAAACAGG ggTCGTGACAGAGGGACCAGACTCTCCTGtgcccagctgtgtgtccatgaggAGCAACAAGTCGCTGGAGTCGCCCCTCACTTTCCGAAAACAACGTTCTGCTGAAACAGG GGTCCTGGAGGAGAGACCCGACTCTCCTGTGCCCAGCTGTGTGTCCCTGAAGTCACGGGAGTCACCTCTCACTTTTCGAAAACAACATTTTCCCATAACAGA ACGACAGGAAATGTCAGAAGTCCATGTTGGTCAGTCATCAGGGGAAGATCAAACTGAGAGTGGCTCTGTATTTACG CTGCTCGAGGAGAACATCGTCGGTTTTGTGAAGGAAGAGCTGAAGAAGATGCAGAGAGTTCTGAGTTCAGAGTGCTCAGATGACGAGATGATGGACGGCAGCGACGAAGAGGACGTGAGGAGCTGCAGACAGGCATTTCAGAAAATTGTGCagcacttcctgaggagaatagagcaggaggagctggctgtCGCCCTGCAGATGAGTACGATGATTTTGGAACGGTGGG AATCTCCAGAGGCGTGTCAGCGAAAACTCAAATCAAGTTTGAAGCAGAAGTTCCAGTGTTTGTTTGAGGGAATTGCTAAAACAGGAGACCCAGTCCTTCTGAACGAGGTCTACACAGAGCTCTACATCACCGAAGGGGGGGCTGCAGAGCTCAGTGATGAACAcgaggtcagacagattgaaacagcaGCCAGGAAACCAGCCAGACCAGAAACAACAATCAGATGTGAGAACATCTTTAAACCCTCCCCTGGAAGAGAcggaccaatcagaacagtgatgacaaagggagtggcCGGCATTGGGAAAACGGTCTTAACgcagaagttcactctggactgggctgagGACAAAACCAACCGGGACATCCGGTTCATATTTCCcttcactttcagagagctgaatcaGCTTAAAGACAAAAAGTTCAGCTTGGTGAAACTTGTTCATCACTTCTTTGGTGAGACCAAAGAAGCAGGAATGTGCAGGTTTGACAAATTCCAGattgtgttcatctttgacggtctggatgagtgccgacttcctctggacttccacaaCAAGGAGGTTCTCACTGAggtcacagagtccacctcagtggatgtgctgctgacaaacctcatcagggggaatctgcttccctctgctcgcctctggataaccacacgacctgcagcagccaatcagatccctcccgagtgtgttgacatggtgacagaggtcagagggttcactgacccacagaaggaggagtacttcaggaagagattcagagatgaggagcaggccggcagaatcatctcccacatcaagacatcgcgaagcctccacatcatgtgccacatcccagtcttctgctggatcactgctacagttctggaggatgtgttgaagaccagagagggaggagagctgcccaagaccctgactgagatgtacatccacttcctggtggttcagGCCAAACTGTGGACCATCAAGTATCCTGCTGGGCCAGCAGCTGGGACAGCAGCTGGGACATGGTCACACTGGAATCCAGGGAGCAGAGACATGGTTTTGTCTttgggaaaactggcttttgagcagctgcagaaaggcaacctgatcttctatgaatcagacctgacCGAGTGTGGCATCGATATCACAGCAGCTTCGgtgtactcaggagtgttcacgcagatctttaaagaggagagaggccTGTATGACAAGAAGCTGTTCTGCTTTGTTCACCTGAGCattcaggagtttctggctgctctttATGTCTTTCTGACTTTTACCAACTCTGGCATTAATCTGCTTTCTCAGTCAAAAACCTGGTGGTCTAATCTATTAAAGGACAAATCTAAACTGCCATACCTGTTCCAGAGTGCCGTGGACATGGCTTTACAGAGTCCGAACGGGCACCTGGATTTGTTCCTCCGTTTCCTCCTGGGCCTTTCACTGGAAACCAATCAGACTCTACTACGAGGCCtgatgacacacacaggaaatagCTCGCACACCAATCGGGAGACGGTCCAGTACATCAAGAGTGTGATCAGGAAGAATCTGACCGCGGAGAAAagcatcaatctgttccactgtctgaacGAGCTGAATGATTGTTCTCTGGAGGAAGAGATCCAGCAGTACCTGAGCGCAGGGAGCCTGTCCACAGACaaactgtctcctgctcagtggtcgGCTCTGGCCTTCATCCTGCTGTCGTCAGAGAAAGACCTGGACGTCTTTGACCTGAAGAAGTACTCTGCTTCTGAGGAAGGTCTTATGAGGCTGCTGCCTGTGGTCAAAGCTTCCAATAAGTCTCT GCTGGGTGGCTGTGAGCTGTCAGAGaaaagctgtgaagctctggcATCACTCGTCAGCTCCCAGTCGTCTcgtctgagagagctggacctgagcaACAACAACTTGCAGGATTCGGGAGTGAAGCTGATCTCATCTGGACTGGAGAATCCACACTGCAAGCTGAAAATGCTGGG GTTGAGCCACAATAACCTCACAGAGAATTGCTGCCTGGAATTGTCATCAGTTCTCAGCACCAAGCTTTCTGGTCTGAGAGACCTGGACTTGAGTTACAACAACCTGCAGGACTCGGGAGTGAAGCTCCTGTCTGTTGGACTGCAAAGTCCTCACTGTGCACTGGACAAGCTCAG GCTCATTGGCTGTAATTTATCAGACAAAAGCCGTGAGACTCTGGCTTCGGTTCTCAGCCACCAGTCCTGTACTCTGAGGGAGCTGGATCTGAGTAACAAtgacctgcaggattcaggagcGATGCTGTTCGCTTCTGCACAGGAGAGTCGGCCGTGTCGTCTGGAAACTCTCAG GTTGGTTCAAGCAAGGCTCACAGAGAAATGCTGTCAAGAGTTCTCATCGGTCCTCAGCTCCGTGTCCTGtggtctgagagagctggacctgagtcACAATGACCTGCAGGACTCAGGAGTGAAACTGCTCTTAGCTGGACTGGGAAGTCCCCAGTGTCAACTCCAAACCCTCAG GTTGAGTCAAACCAACCTCACAGAGAAATGCTGCCAGGAGATCTCATCAGtcctcagctcccagtcctccagtctgagagagctggacctcaGCAACAATGACCTGCAGGACTCCGGAGTGACTCTGCTTTCTGCTGGACTGAGAGGTCCACACTGTACGCTGGAAACCCTCAG GCTGAATGGCTGTAAGTTGTCTGAAGGCAGCTGTGAAGCTCTGGCATCAGTTCTCAGCTCACAGTCTCTTGGTCTGAAGGAGCTGGAGATGAGTAACAACGACTTGCAGGACTCgggagtgaagctgctgtgtgctgcactGAAGAGTCCACACTGTGTGCTGGAAACTCTCAG GCTGAGTCACACCAGGCTCACAGAGAAAAGCTGTCAGGAGTTCTCAGCAGTTCTGACTGTCAAGTCGTCCAGCCTCAGAGAACTGGACTTGAGTAACAacgacctgcaggattcaggagtgaagaGGCTCTCTGATGGACTGAGGAGTCCACATTGTAGGCTGGAAACTTTCAG GTTGTCAGGCTGTTTGATCACAGAGGACGGCTGCTCTTCTCTGGCCTCGGCTTTGAGATCCAACCCCTCgtgtctgagagagctggacctgagctacaatTACCCAAGAGACTCAGGAGTGAAGCAGCTCTCAGCTGGACTGGAGGATCCACGCTGGAGACTGGATACTCTCAG TGTGGATCTTGGGTGTGTTCAGTGGCTGAGCTCCGGTCTGAAGAAGT ATGTCTGTGAACTCACGCTGGACCCGAACACAGCGCACAAAAACGTCCTCCTGTCCGAGGACAAGCGAAAGGTGATGCTGTCGATGGAGAAGCAGCCGTATCCCGAACACCCGGACAGATTCGACTGGTGCTACCAGCTGCTGTGCACAACTGGTCTGAACGGTCGCTGTTACTGGGAGGTGGACTGGGAAGTCGGGGTCGATATTGGAGTGACTTACAAAGGACTGAGACGGAGAGGAGCCCTTGACGGCAGCAGGCTTGGCTGGAATGACAAGTCGTGGAGTCTGGAATTCACTGCTCAGTGTTACTACGCCTGGCACAACAACATACGCACGGCTCTTCTCGCTCCTCCGTCCTCCGCCTCGAACAGAGTCGGAGTGTATCTGGACTGGCCTGCAGGGACGCTGTCCTACTACACAGTTTTACCTGACACTCGGATCCACCTGTGCACCTTCCACTGTGCCTTCGTTGAACCTCTCTACCCTGCTTTTGGGTTCTTGTCGCTGGAGTCGTCCGTGTCCTTGTGTTAA